CATCGTGGCGCTGGCCATTATGATCAGGTTTCCCTTGACCGAGGGGAGAGCCGCAAACTTAGACCTGTTTAGTATTTACGCTGATCCGTTCATCATATATGGGTACGTAGTATCTATTGCATTTTTTGTTGCCCTGTATCAGGCGTTCAAATTACTCGGATACATCGGGCAAAACAAAGTATTCTCACTAAACTCTGTGAAGGCTTTAAGGACTATAAAATATTGTGCAATCGTACTGAGCATCTTAATTGTGATGGCAGGACTATACATAAGGATATTTCATGCTGAAGGTGACGACCCGGCGGGTTTTCTTGCCATGTGTATTGTGACTACTTTTGTTTCTATCGTCATCGCCACTGCGGCGGCCGTGTTTGAAAGAACTTTGCAAAGCGCTGTTGATATAAAGTCTGAGAACGACTTAACAGTATAACTAAACCAACATGGCAATCATCATTAACATCGATGTAATGTTGGCGAAGCGGAAAATGAGCGTC
The window above is part of the bacterium genome. Proteins encoded here:
- a CDS encoding DUF2975 domain-containing protein, with protein sequence MKKSSTIFLQVVIVLIDIVALAIMIRFPLTEGRAANLDLFSIYADPFIIYGYVVSIAFFVALYQAFKLLGYIGQNKVFSLNSVKALRTIKYCAIVLSILIVMAGLYIRIFHAEGDDPAGFLAMCIVTTFVSIVIATAAAVFERTLQSAVDIKSENDLTV